One segment of Hemitrygon akajei chromosome 15, sHemAka1.3, whole genome shotgun sequence DNA contains the following:
- the LOC140739447 gene encoding PRELI domain-containing protein 1, mitochondrial-like: MVKYFLCLNDLKSSWDQVFAAFWQRYPNPYSKHVLTEDVIHREITPNRVISRRLLTKTSVVPRWAERLFPTNVAHSAFVLEDSVVDLKHKTLTTFTRNINHSRLMVVQECCVYGLHPENMNWTQIKREAWISSNVYGFSLAIQECGVASFKNSITKTMKGFEYVLARIHGEIPMKTLRETAKEATEKAKETALAASEKAKDLASKAGPQKKKQYV, encoded by the exons ATGGTGAAGTATTTTCTCTGTCTGAATGACTTGAAGAGTTCATGGGACCAAGTGTTTGCTGCTTTCTGGCAGCGCTATCCCAACCCTTACAG CAAACATGTACTTACAGAGGATGTCATCCATCGCGAGATAACGCCCAACAGGGTGATTTCCCGAAGACTGCTCACCAAGACGAGCGTAGTCCCTCGGTGGGCAGAGAGATTATTTCCTACTAACGTTGCCCACTCAGCCTTTGTTCTAGAAGATTCAGTAGTGGATTTAAAACATAAAACTTTGACTACATTTACCCGGAATATCAATCATTCAAGGCTTATG GTTGTTCAGGAGTGCTGTGTATATGGATTACACCCTGAGAATATGAACTGGACTCAAATTAAACGTGAGGCCTGGATTTCCTCAAATGTGTATGGCTTTTCACTTGCTATTCAG GAATGTGGCGTTGCCAGCTTTAAGAATAGCATAACTAAAACCATGAAAGGTTTTGAATATGTTCTGGCTAGAATACACG GTGAAATACCAATGAAGACATTGAGGGAGACTGCTAAAGAAGCAACTGAGAAAGCTAAGGAAACAGCCTTGGCAGCCTCAGAGAAGGCAAAGGATCTAGCCAGCAAAGCAGGACCACAGAAAAAGAAACAATATGTATAA